From Candidatus Babeliales bacterium, one genomic window encodes:
- a CDS encoding cation-transporting P-type ATPase: protein MNIDKRSLFLQYSSASKEEIITRFNSSAQTGLTNEQVSEYQKKYGRNELPEKKVQFLDFMYMQYKSPIVVLLLVGSVTSLVLHEWMNAIIIISIVGVNAFIGAYQEYKATLSVKLLSKYLERSSKVIRQGATVIVKNAEIIPGDILVLEAGDAMPADVRFIESHNVLVDESNLSGESLPVQKTIESVTIASETVFQASNIGFSGTVVVEGMGKAIVFATGEKTVFGLEGKTVTATIHETDFFNTIQRISYFLIQMIVVTLIVLIVAQLMFRSPKDYGDLMMFVVALAVGIIPEALPTIITVALSRGALILSKNNVVVKRLAVIEDLGSLEVICTDKTGTITENVLTVGDVYAVGELNPVFYMSLSGAQPFTKEVRPTSPFDFAAWDTLSPTDFDLLTQYNRVQEVPFDTKYRRSLVLLQHGTQYILVVRGAHEEILSRAHLSEEKKADMVAWVKEQAHKGCRVMAVARKVSAQNINDLWSLESDLEFIGLIALYDPIKETVQYTLKKARKLGLAVKIITGDSPEIAGYIAYSIGLISDPKLVISGQDFAQLNAEDKKHTAETSSVFARFLSEQKAELIAVLKQNKTVAYLGDGINDILALHEAHVGIAVDSASDTVKDAADIILLKKSLKTIINGIVIGRQTFINTFNYLRITLALNIGNLYSIAAMSFFVPFLPLLPLQILLVNILADAPMIAIGTDNVDIKEIKKPTRYNLRQFMVPIIIFALLNSVFDFLFLYHFYGHSAIFFQTHWFIFNIVTETLYIFSGRTKLFFAYAVRPSWWLLLFVGITICIGILIPCTTWGRELFSFMPPTYDGLLWIAGLTLAYLMVCEVTKGILYMMQKGSKRSI from the coding sequence ATGAATATTGATAAACGATCGTTATTTTTGCAGTATTCAAGCGCATCGAAAGAAGAAATCATAACACGCTTTAATTCCTCTGCTCAAACTGGGCTTACGAATGAGCAGGTGTCAGAGTATCAAAAAAAATACGGTAGAAATGAGTTGCCTGAAAAGAAGGTACAGTTTTTAGATTTTATGTACATGCAATATAAATCGCCAATAGTTGTATTGTTATTAGTAGGGTCTGTTACTTCTCTGGTTTTGCATGAATGGATGAATGCTATCATCATTATATCTATTGTTGGTGTGAACGCTTTTATTGGTGCATATCAGGAATATAAGGCTACATTATCAGTGAAACTTTTGAGTAAATATTTAGAGCGATCGTCAAAAGTGATAAGGCAAGGTGCAACCGTAATCGTAAAAAATGCAGAGATTATTCCTGGAGATATTCTTGTGCTGGAGGCAGGCGATGCAATGCCTGCTGATGTTAGGTTTATAGAGAGTCATAATGTTTTGGTGGATGAATCAAATCTTTCTGGGGAATCATTACCGGTACAAAAAACGATTGAGTCAGTAACTATAGCATCTGAGACCGTTTTTCAAGCGAGCAATATTGGTTTTAGTGGAACTGTTGTTGTTGAAGGTATGGGTAAAGCAATTGTCTTTGCTACCGGCGAAAAAACGGTATTTGGTTTAGAGGGTAAGACGGTAACAGCAACAATTCATGAAACAGACTTTTTTAATACGATACAGCGAATAAGTTATTTTTTAATCCAGATGATTGTAGTGACATTGATTGTTTTAATAGTTGCACAGCTAATGTTTAGATCACCAAAAGATTATGGAGATCTTATGATGTTTGTGGTAGCGCTTGCAGTAGGTATTATTCCTGAAGCATTACCAACGATCATTACTGTTGCACTTTCCCGTGGGGCTTTGATTCTTTCTAAAAACAATGTTGTGGTCAAACGTCTTGCAGTTATAGAGGATTTAGGAAGTTTGGAAGTTATCTGTACAGATAAAACAGGGACTATCACGGAAAATGTCTTGACCGTGGGAGATGTCTATGCCGTTGGTGAGTTGAATCCAGTTTTTTATATGTCTTTGTCTGGAGCTCAGCCTTTTACAAAAGAGGTGCGACCAACAAGTCCGTTTGACTTTGCCGCATGGGATACGCTGTCTCCAACAGATTTTGATTTACTTACTCAATATAATCGGGTGCAAGAGGTTCCATTTGATACAAAATATAGACGATCATTGGTGCTGTTGCAGCATGGTACGCAGTATATCTTGGTGGTACGTGGCGCACATGAAGAAATACTGTCACGTGCGCATCTTTCAGAAGAAAAAAAGGCAGATATGGTTGCTTGGGTAAAGGAGCAGGCACATAAAGGATGTCGTGTTATGGCAGTTGCGCGTAAAGTTAGCGCACAGAATATAAACGATTTATGGTCGTTGGAATCTGATTTAGAGTTCATTGGTCTTATTGCACTGTATGATCCGATTAAAGAGACCGTGCAGTATACGCTTAAAAAAGCGCGCAAGTTAGGGCTTGCGGTAAAGATTATTACTGGTGACAGCCCGGAGATCGCGGGATATATAGCATACAGTATAGGATTAATATCCGATCCAAAATTGGTTATCTCAGGTCAAGATTTTGCACAACTTAATGCAGAAGATAAAAAGCATACGGCGGAGACATCATCTGTTTTTGCTCGTTTTTTATCAGAACAAAAAGCTGAGCTGATTGCTGTTTTAAAACAGAATAAAACAGTGGCATATCTTGGCGATGGCATCAATGATATTTTAGCGTTGCATGAAGCGCATGTTGGCATAGCAGTAGACAGTGCAAGTGATACGGTTAAAGACGCTGCGGATATTATTTTGCTCAAAAAAAGTTTAAAAACCATAATTAATGGCATTGTGATTGGTAGGCAAACGTTCATTAATACCTTTAACTATCTGAGAATCACTTTGGCATTAAATATAGGTAATTTATATTCTATCGCGGCTATGTCTTTTTTTGTTCCCTTTTTGCCTTTGCTGCCTTTGCAAATTTTATTGGTGAATATACTTGCCGATGCACCCATGATTGCTATTGGAACAGATAATGTAGATATTAAAGAGATAAAAAAACCAACGCGGTACAATCTGCGACAATTTATGGTACCGATCATTATCTTTGCACTATTAAATTCGGTTTTTGATTTTCTGTTTTTATATCATTTTTATGGACATAGCGCGATATTTTTTCAAACTCATTGGTTTATTTTTAATATTGTTACTGAGACGTTATATATTTTTTCCGGACGAACCAAGTTGTTCTTTGCATATGCAGTACGCCCCTCTTGGTGGCTATTGTTATTTGTAGGGATCACCATTTGTATAGGAATCTTGATTCCCTGTACTACGTGGGGAAGAGAGCTGTTTTCATTCATGCCGCCGACGTATGATGGGCTTCTATGGATTGCCGGCTTAACGCTTGCCTATTTGATGGTATGCGAAGTAACAAAAGGAATCCTGTATATGATGCAAAAAGGATCTAAACGTTCGATATAA
- a CDS encoding M23 family metallopeptidase, with amino-acid sequence MAFRERKLGILFVFGVTALVGWYGYGYFFDATIPNVQIEGLQNNSYYAGDIQCCVACNKRGELSIWLDNQPLLNKFSVSGGQDYPFAIPTQSIANGEHTVRAEFTEKTFAKKHATLSRQFYVDNNPLQAAFVKPDADYKVLQGRTLHVQFQVNKPIKEAKVTALSSDYTCFPEADRSPIYECYVPVLCEQAPNEYLFSVEIVDNVGNVLHLDNKMQVVMFPFKKQTLQFDKEMVQTERKLGLSIAERERMIEELGLQSEQKKLWNGSFCTPIDIVKVTCDFGTIRTTQEKGRYKHGALDVISSTQKSVIWATQAGKVVLKDRFEDSGNTVVIDHGFGVLSLFYHLENFANIEVGQKIAQGAPLGIMGKTGYAKGYHLHWEMRVNNMQVDPMQWTQSTF; translated from the coding sequence ATGGCTTTTCGTGAGAGAAAATTAGGGATATTATTTGTTTTTGGTGTTACGGCGTTGGTTGGTTGGTATGGGTATGGATATTTTTTTGATGCCACCATTCCCAATGTGCAGATTGAAGGGTTGCAAAATAACTCATATTACGCAGGGGACATTCAATGTTGCGTAGCATGTAATAAGCGTGGAGAACTTTCAATTTGGTTAGATAATCAACCGCTTCTTAATAAATTTAGTGTAAGTGGTGGCCAAGATTATCCGTTTGCTATTCCAACACAAAGTATCGCGAATGGTGAACATACAGTTCGTGCAGAGTTTACAGAAAAAACGTTTGCAAAAAAACATGCAACATTAAGTCGTCAATTTTATGTAGACAATAATCCCTTGCAAGCAGCTTTTGTAAAACCAGATGCAGATTATAAGGTGTTGCAAGGCAGAACATTACATGTACAATTTCAGGTCAATAAGCCAATTAAAGAAGCAAAAGTAACGGCATTATCTTCAGATTATACCTGTTTTCCGGAAGCGGATCGCTCTCCTATTTATGAATGTTATGTCCCCGTTTTATGTGAGCAAGCGCCCAATGAGTATCTATTTTCGGTAGAGATTGTAGATAACGTAGGTAATGTTTTACATCTAGATAACAAGATGCAAGTAGTGATGTTCCCATTTAAAAAACAGACTTTACAGTTTGATAAAGAGATGGTGCAAACAGAGCGGAAATTGGGATTAAGTATTGCAGAAAGAGAGCGAATGATAGAAGAGTTGGGTCTGCAATCTGAGCAAAAAAAATTATGGAACGGAAGTTTCTGTACACCGATAGATATCGTTAAGGTTACCTGTGATTTTGGCACCATTCGTACAACGCAAGAAAAAGGTCGCTATAAACATGGAGCGTTAGATGTTATTAGCAGTACGCAAAAATCGGTAATATGGGCGACACAGGCGGGCAAAGTGGTACTCAAAGACCGATTTGAGGATTCAGGAAATACTGTAGTTATTGACCATGGTTTTGGTGTGTTGTCTCTTTTCTATCATCTTGAAAATTTTGCCAATATTGAAGTTGGTCAAAAAATAGCACAAGGCGCTCCGCTTGGAATTATGGGAAAAACTGGGTACGCAAAAGGATATCATTTACATTGGGAGATGCGTGTGAATAATATGCAGGTAGACCCAATGCAATGGACGCAGTCCACTTTTTAA
- the secG gene encoding preprotein translocase subunit SecG has protein sequence MTLFFIMCFFMVLIIMVQQSKGSLGLGSLGGSAQMLFGGSGGQDLFQKITWTCGIIFMVGNLILAVMKSHELRSSKYITTTKTVVQPVAPTPEPATPSTNTQPQI, from the coding sequence ATGACTCTTTTTTTCATTATGTGCTTTTTTATGGTGCTTATCATAATGGTACAGCAAAGCAAAGGCAGTCTCGGACTTGGTAGTCTTGGCGGTAGCGCACAGATGCTTTTTGGTGGATCTGGCGGTCAAGATCTTTTTCAAAAAATAACCTGGACCTGCGGTATTATTTTCATGGTGGGAAACCTTATTCTTGCTGTTATGAAATCACACGAATTACGCTCTTCAAAATATATAACAACTACAAAAACTGTTGTACAACCGGTTGCTCCAACTCCTGAGCCAGCAACACCATCAACAAATACTCAACCGCAAATTTAA
- a CDS encoding GIY-YIG nuclease family protein produces MNTAFLNTLPITPGVYLFKDPTGTILYIGKAKSIRTRVKSYFNNYYTDWKIDNLIKEHAKVDYIGTKNETEALLLEAQLIAQHKPKYNVLLKSGQPFVYILFTAHTPSSPSVIKIVRNKKLKGCYFGPFLHKNHARGVYRYLMQTFKLFLCNKTIANGCLDYHIGICAGNCMQQFDTQDYLFRLDLARAALKSNHDLFLENIKTKIAEYNRELVFEKSQQLNNYLENFDTIFTTIATRYSPTKYEDAINTVTTPRLQPVDSAINYQLQQFLQIDTPIKTIDCFDISHFQSSYLVGSCVRFTDGKPDKNSFRRFKIKTLSEQNDYAALQEIVTRRYKHEDDIPDLVLIDGGKGQLSAVRRIIPQARCISLAKREETIFGAQFPDGIKLDLQTDVGRLLIALRDYTHHFAITYHRKLRSSSAPF; encoded by the coding sequence ATGAATACAGCCTTTCTTAACACATTGCCCATAACGCCCGGGGTTTACCTGTTTAAAGACCCTACGGGCACAATTTTATACATCGGTAAGGCAAAATCTATTAGAACTCGCGTTAAAAGCTATTTTAATAACTATTATACCGACTGGAAAATAGACAATCTTATCAAAGAGCATGCCAAGGTGGACTATATAGGCACAAAAAACGAGACTGAAGCTTTGCTGCTTGAAGCGCAATTGATCGCCCAACACAAACCAAAATATAATGTTCTGCTTAAAAGCGGGCAGCCCTTTGTCTATATTCTCTTTACCGCTCACACACCAAGCAGTCCTTCGGTTATAAAGATCGTCAGAAACAAGAAGCTAAAGGGCTGCTACTTTGGCCCCTTTTTACACAAAAATCATGCACGCGGCGTTTATCGCTACCTCATGCAAACATTCAAACTGTTCTTATGCAATAAGACTATTGCCAATGGTTGTCTTGATTACCATATTGGGATCTGCGCGGGCAATTGCATGCAACAATTTGACACGCAAGATTATCTCTTTCGCCTTGATCTTGCGCGTGCAGCACTAAAAAGCAATCATGACCTTTTTTTAGAAAATATTAAAACAAAAATAGCTGAATATAATCGCGAGTTAGTATTCGAAAAATCACAGCAACTCAATAACTATCTCGAAAATTTTGATACCATCTTTACCACTATTGCCACACGGTATTCACCAACGAAATACGAAGATGCTATTAATACCGTTACCACACCGCGTTTGCAGCCAGTTGATTCCGCGATTAATTATCAATTACAGCAATTCTTACAAATCGACACCCCAATCAAAACAATCGACTGCTTTGACATCTCTCACTTTCAAAGTAGTTATTTAGTTGGGTCATGTGTTCGTTTTACCGACGGAAAACCGGATAAAAATAGTTTCCGACGCTTTAAAATCAAAACACTTTCAGAACAAAATGATTACGCCGCACTACAAGAAATTGTAACACGGCGCTATAAACACGAAGATGATATTCCTGATTTAGTGTTAATTGACGGTGGCAAAGGGCAGCTTTCTGCCGTTCGTCGCATCATTCCCCAAGCTCGTTGCATTAGTTTGGCAAAACGAGAAGAAACCATCTTTGGAGCGCAATTTCCCGATGGCATCAAGCTGGATTTACAAACCGATGTTGGCCGATTGCTTATTGCTCTTCGGGATTACACTCATCATTTTGCTATTACGTACCATCGCAAACTACGCAGCAGCAGCGCTCCATTTTAG
- a CDS encoding ATP-binding cassette domain-containing protein, with protein sequence MSIIKLVDLKKRFDDTWITRGVNLEIPEGEMTVIIGRSGEGKSVLLKQIIGLLKPTSGQVIIDGVDITTLNEHDLNQQFAKFGYVFQFAALLDSLNVLENIAITLLENGMSTDEVLPIVKEKLAMVNLNEDTLHKYPSELSGGMRKRVGLARTLITNPKIILYDEPTTGLDPITARVIHELMNDMQKKLKITSVIISHDVEIFKYADKVALLHEGKIQFFGDAATIWQSDNPYIYQFIRGLAEGPIQTEIPNEKNKF encoded by the coding sequence ATGAGTATTATAAAGCTGGTTGACCTTAAAAAACGTTTTGATGATACATGGATCACCCGAGGGGTAAACTTAGAAATTCCCGAAGGAGAAATGACTGTCATTATTGGTCGTTCAGGAGAGGGAAAATCGGTACTTTTAAAACAGATTATTGGGTTGCTAAAACCAACCAGTGGGCAAGTTATTATTGATGGTGTTGATATTACAACATTAAATGAACATGATCTAAACCAACAGTTTGCGAAGTTTGGATACGTTTTTCAATTCGCTGCACTACTTGATTCTCTTAATGTTCTTGAAAATATCGCCATCACGCTTCTTGAAAATGGCATGTCAACTGATGAAGTTTTACCGATCGTTAAGGAAAAACTAGCGATGGTAAATCTTAATGAAGACACCCTACACAAATATCCTTCTGAGCTTTCTGGCGGTATGAGAAAACGGGTAGGTCTTGCGCGAACGTTGATAACTAATCCGAAAATCATTTTATATGATGAGCCCACAACAGGGCTTGATCCTATTACCGCACGCGTTATTCATGAACTCATGAACGATATGCAAAAAAAGCTCAAGATAACCTCTGTCATTATTTCTCACGACGTAGAAATCTTTAAATACGCAGATAAGGTTGCACTGCTGCATGAAGGTAAAATTCAATTTTTTGGCGATGCCGCAACTATCTGGCAATCGGATAATCCATACATCTATCAATTTATTCGTGGGCTAGCAGAAGGCCCAATTCAGACCGAGATTCCAAACGAAAAAAATAAGTTTTAA
- the tpiA gene encoding triose-phosphate isomerase codes for MNYKKLTFVANWKMNLTSAAATELYKNNSDSFDALATKHDATIIACPPFTALTPLAAALKTSPLHLGAQNCSIHNPGAYTGEISAQDLAEIGSAYCIIGHSERRTLLHETDIDIAIKTEQLLAHNITPIICIGETQEEYDNGKTEEKLRTQLRLVFNIIKRYSDKKIYIAYEPLWAIGAHTTPDKNYLEKIFKWLIIFCDDNNTGNNNTFFFLYGGSVNEETITTLRTIIDIEGFLIGSASLDFQKFEKIVSLAYI; via the coding sequence ATGAATTATAAAAAGCTAACTTTTGTAGCAAACTGGAAAATGAATCTCACCAGCGCCGCTGCCACAGAATTATATAAAAACAATAGCGACAGCTTTGATGCTCTGGCGACCAAACACGATGCCACCATCATCGCATGCCCTCCGTTCACCGCTCTTACTCCGCTAGCAGCAGCTCTGAAAACAAGTCCTCTTCATCTGGGAGCACAAAATTGCTCTATTCATAATCCAGGCGCATATACTGGAGAAATATCTGCACAAGATTTAGCAGAAATTGGAAGCGCATACTGCATTATTGGGCACAGCGAGCGACGCACGTTGCTGCATGAAACGGATATTGATATCGCAATAAAAACAGAACAACTACTCGCTCACAATATTACTCCCATCATATGCATCGGTGAGACGCAGGAAGAATATGACAACGGAAAAACAGAAGAAAAACTACGCACACAATTAAGGCTAGTATTTAACATAATCAAACGGTACAGTGATAAAAAAATATACATAGCCTATGAACCTCTATGGGCTATAGGTGCGCATACAACCCCTGATAAAAACTATTTAGAAAAAATATTTAAATGGCTCATCATTTTTTGTGATGACAATAACACCGGCAATAACAATACTTTTTTCTTTTTGTATGGCGGCAGTGTCAATGAAGAGACTATTACCACATTACGCACAATCATCGACATAGAGGGATTTTTGATAGGAAGCGCAAGCTTAGATTTTCAAAAATTTGAGAAAATAGTATCATTAGCGTATATATAA
- a CDS encoding ABC transporter permease — MLIQYIDIIGASVLRQCSRLGTFVLFLIQAIKTLFSSRLKIHKTFEQMERIGVDSLSIVILTGTFSGLVFALQSYIGFKRVGGEQLIGAVVALGMIRELGPVLTGLMVTGRAGSAIAAEIGTMRITEQIDALTTLRINTFQYLVVPRIIAGTFILPFLAIVSMICGIIGGYMVCVYVLELNGEEYVNNIKLHVELADIRGGLLKSSVFGFILTWVGSYKGFYTQGGARGVGIATTASVVLASILIIISNYFLTKMLERL, encoded by the coding sequence GTGCTTATCCAATATATCGATATAATCGGCGCATCTGTTTTAAGACAGTGCAGTAGACTTGGCACTTTCGTTTTATTTTTGATTCAAGCTATTAAAACTCTTTTTTCTTCCCGCCTAAAAATACATAAAACTTTTGAACAAATGGAAAGAATTGGAGTTGATTCTTTATCGATCGTAATATTAACCGGTACTTTTTCGGGCCTGGTGTTTGCGCTACAAAGTTACATTGGATTTAAACGTGTTGGCGGCGAACAACTCATAGGTGCCGTTGTTGCTCTTGGTATGATTCGTGAATTAGGACCCGTACTTACTGGCCTTATGGTTACCGGACGAGCGGGATCTGCTATTGCTGCTGAAATTGGCACCATGCGCATCACCGAACAAATTGACGCGCTTACTACACTGCGCATTAACACTTTTCAGTATCTTGTTGTGCCACGCATCATTGCAGGCACTTTCATTCTTCCCTTTCTCGCAATTGTTTCTATGATTTGTGGAATAATCGGCGGATACATGGTCTGTGTATACGTTCTTGAGCTAAACGGCGAAGAGTATGTAAATAATATAAAACTACATGTAGAGCTTGCAGACATCAGAGGAGGTCTTCTTAAATCATCTGTGTTTGGATTTATTTTAACCTGGGTTGGATCTTATAAAGGATTCTATACGCAAGGAGGAGCGCGTGGTGTTGGTATAGCAACGACAGCCTCTGTTGTTCTTGCTTCAATATTAATTATTATTTCCAACTACTTCCTGACCAAAATGCTTGAACGTCTTTAA